In Platichthys flesus chromosome 20, fPlaFle2.1, whole genome shotgun sequence, a single genomic region encodes these proteins:
- the LOC133931721 gene encoding ras-related protein Rab-5C-like: MAGRGGGASRPNGATAANKICQFKLVLLGESAVGKSSLVLRFVKGQFHEFQESTIGAAFLTQTVCLDDTTVKFEIWDTAGQERYHSLAPMYYRGAQAAIVVYDITNTDTFVRAKNWVKELQRQASPNIVIALAGNKADIATKRAVDLQEAQVYADDNSLLFMETSAKTAMNVNEIFMAIAKKLPKNEAQGGAGQGGRTRTGVDLQEAAPQSRTSQCCGGGGGSGN, translated from the exons ATGGCTGGGCGTGGTGGAGGAGCATCTAGGCCTAATGGCGCCACAGCAGCAAACAAAATCTGCCAGTTCAAACTGGTGCTGCTGGGGGAGTCGGCGGTGGGCAAGTCCAGTTTAGTGCTGCGCTTCGTCAAAGGCCAGTTCCATGAATTCCAGGAGAGTACCATTGGAG CTGCCTTCCTCACCCAGACGGTCTGTCTGGACGACACCACAGTGAAGTTTGAGATCTGGGACACGGCGGGTCAAGAGCGCTATCACAGCCTGGCTCCAATGTACTACAGAGGAGCACAGGCAGCCATCGTGGTCTACGACATTACCAACACA GACACTTTCGTACGAGCGAAAAACTGGgtgaaggagctgcagagacaagCCAGTCCCAACATCGTGATCGCTCTGGCGGGCAACAAGGCGGACATCGCAACTAAGAGAGCTGTGGACTTGCAG GAGGCACAAGTGTACGCTGATGACAACAGTCTACTCTTCATGGAGACCTCGGCCAAGACTGCCATGAACGTCAACGAAATTTTTATGGCCATTG CTAAGAAGCTACCGAAGAATGAAGCTCAGGGTGGAGCTGGACAAGGCGGACGAACCCGGACGGGAGTGGATCTACAGGAAGCTGCCCCTCAGAGCCGCACCAGCCAGTGCtgtggtggcggcggcggcagcggcaATTAG